The Salvelinus fontinalis isolate EN_2023a chromosome 36, ASM2944872v1, whole genome shotgun sequence genome window below encodes:
- the LOC129835272 gene encoding odorant receptor 131-2-like — MSMYNGTGETGGKDYTYVRVCASTIAFITLAFFNIIINWTIVREDRLRGHARFVLVFHLLVSALVYFGMCSVFYLQIYFDAKPVASICVAMITVLITSASNILLTLTAMSLDRYFAVCHPLWYSSVWQWPWLVGLLTWGLALVIPLTLLSKTEMLGSETNVECGREQLKKGGLEKILLISVCTALILYSYVRILFEGRRLGVMNRRNMVGCKTLALHGTQLAVYILPNFMNFVLTVLQKQGHIQPGTKELSAVVSFAFFSLAQCVAPIVYGLRKEELLEQVQRRFPCCSRHLKSVLGPVSQKNLKANFIIEPKSLGSNDEFSLKMLLSNRALEWTWRVITPCLHSQPSERRLTFQTLISLEPPQTPV; from the exons ATGTCGATGTATAACGGGACTGGAGAAACGGGTGGAAAGGACTACACCTATGTACGGGTTTGTGCGTCGACCATCGCCTTCATAACATTGGCATTCTTCAACATCATCATTAACTGGACTATAGTGCGCGAGGATCGACTTCGGGGCCATGCGCGCTTTGTGTTGGTTTTTCACCTGTTGGTGTCCGCTCTGGTGTACTTCGGAATGTGTTCTGTTTTCTACCTCCAGATCTACTTCGACGCCAAGCCGGTGGCATCCATATGTGTGGCCATGATAACCGTCCTAATCACCAGCGCGTCCAATATCCTTCTGACTCTCACTGCTATGTCGCTGGACCGTTATTTTGCTGTCTGTCATCCTCTGTGGTACAGTTCTGTCTGGCAATGGCCTTGGCTAGTTGGGCTACTGACATGGGGACTCGCACTGGTTATCCCCCTAACTCTGCTCTCCAAGACAGAGATGCTCGGCAGTGAGACAAATGTGGAATGTGGAAGGGAACAGCTGAAGAAAGGTGGCCTGGAAAAAATATTGTTGATATCTGTGTGCACCGCGCTCATTCTGTACAGTTATGTAAGGATACTGTTTGAGGGGCGACGGTTGGGAGTGATGAATCGACGCAACATGGTCGGATGCAAGACCCTCGCCCTGCACGGTACTCAACTCGCCGTATACATCCTCCCCAACTTCATGAACTTTGTGCTAACAGTTctccagaaacaaggacacattcAGCCGGGGACCAAAGAACTGTCTGCGGTGGTTAGTTTCGCCTTCTTTAGCTTGGCGCAGTGCGTCGCACCAATCGTCTACGGTTTGCGCAAAGAGGAACTCTTGGAGCAGGTGCAACGCCGATTCCCTTGTTGTTCCCGCCACCTGAAAAGCgtcctgggcccggtttcccaaaagaaTCTTAAGGCTAATTTCATAATAGAGCCCAAAAGCCTAGGTTCTAACGATGaatttagccttaagatgcttttgagCAACCGGGCCCTGGAGTGGACCTGGCGTGTCATAACGCCTTGTCTGCATTCCCAGCCAAG TGAAAGAAGACTGACGTTCCAGACACTCATCTCACTGGAGCCCCCACAGACCCCCGTTTGA